One segment of Sphaerodactylus townsendi isolate TG3544 linkage group LG17, MPM_Stown_v2.3, whole genome shotgun sequence DNA contains the following:
- the RFX7 gene encoding DNA-binding protein RFX7 translates to MAMHDSPAPDHGKEARPGGRSAFAHSDLCRCTSGYCPLCGAFRNATMQGPAEWGEEGGLPSGTICEVESLSLCVCMAPGLAAADNKTVQSKVDCILQEVEKFTDLQKLYLYLQLPSGPSNGERSDQLSVSSSRAQQTHAFSWIRNTLEEHPETSLPKQEVYDEYKSYCDNLGYHPLSAADFGKIMKNVFPNMKARRLGTRGKSKYCYSGLRKKAFVQMPSLPNLDFHKSGDGLEGAEPARHLQNANEEVVSASCQLVCEWAQKVLSQPFDSVLDLARFLVKSHYIGTKSMAALTVMAAAPAGLKGFPQPSAFVPTAESHSFQPQAKTLPSPIDAKQQLQRKIQKKQQEQKLQSPLPGEAPAKKAESALGNGMASLSNGSPAILSPQPIGIVVAAVPSPITVPRTRQLVTSPSPGSASDGKVLPLNVQVVTQHMQSVKQSPKTPQNVPASPVGDRSARHRYPQILPKPANTTSALTIRSPTTVLFTSSPIKTVVPAQHMNVVKMTAISIAPSGTGSAPIKPTTASVVGSAGAAEEPRSVPQVKNESVASLQSPGARVAGGGLATATSSVEVKMEPEATLDDSLPQGQEHPVSSKAVKGAPSMLAARLPRQDTEAPQRIVIEESFGEARSVQMCGQRAGESGQKSLARPADSSPVPPPAGNSAAPAPSAAPSQTSLSTPSGDKLPSKSPRKRMAAAPPESQLLPAKKLVVGPAPAASPDASAGSSGVKSLPRVVPLAKTDSPAAALLQVPGKVTIKVNAAAANSLGASCPLDADIILTSSDPVLGQQLAASVPNIKVKLEGNMLILENSAQPGGGFSPDVWQQLVKNSDFAPVTCEEESQQQQQQQPQVVAAAAEEDLGLLRLAEPSGAEEVEKAPWESVPFDADAAFGQPLQDPAQEGPAEQLAAQPPNPFPLQPELKGLEDPGSQPSDSFFSFEDDLTQDSIVEELVLMEEQMSMSSSHPYGSCLGMALQNAGVAPGAALSSHPSSAHFYHPIHNSGTPVHTPTPTPTPTPTPTPTSEIIAGSQGISRESPCSRMAQTTPVDSALGSSRHTPIGTPHSNCSSSVPPSPVECRNPFAFTPISSSMAYHDASIISSSPVKPMQRPMATHPDKTKLEWMNAGYGGVSNPTTVSSHGILPSYQELVEDRFRKPHAFAVPGQSYQAQARHHDAHFGRVTPVSPVSSTKQEGFAVPAPLDGKGAGSSLAATFRVREAVSPPVHRQARSSTSHVASFGSPVAPEVLSTFANVPAEASVNALAQRSQSVPLTVMMQTAFPPTTSQTNSKKMINVLLNKLDLENDDAVRGLGMNNMPSNYTARMNLTQILETSSGFPSTGAQSLLDAGSPSVFEFQAPSYLTKSGGGGGSMVDQVAFPSEENQAQSESADPQLDFSSTVKDLLGEDGLQASQTLVSQVATDLGNVASVFSSDIRLTSELSGSISDLNTLDTNLLFDPAHQQGQDDEATLEELKNDPLFQQICNESINSIASAGFDWMESKDHPAVEMLG, encoded by the exons CAAGAAGTTGAGAAGTTTACAGACCTACAGAAACTCTACCTCTACCTTCAACTGCCTTCTGGCCCCAGCAATGGCGAGAGAAG CGATCAACTGTCCGTGTCATCCAGCCGCGCACAACAAACGCACGCCTTCTCCTGGATCCGGAACACCCTGGAGGAGCACCCTGAGACCTCCCTCCCCAAGCAAGAGGTGTACGACGAGTACAA gAGTTATTGTGACAATCTTGGCTACCATCCGCTAAGTGCTGCTGACTTTGGGAAGATCATGAAGAACGTCTTTCCCAACATGAAGGCCCGCCGCTTGGGCACGAGAGGCAAATCGAA GTATTGCTATAGCGGACTTCGGAAGAAAGCGTTTGTGCAGATGCCGTCGCTGCCCAACCTGGACTTCCATAAAAGCGGAGACGGG CTGGAAGGAGCAGAGCCGGCCAGACACCTGCAGAACGCAAACGAGGAAGTGGTGTCGGCCTCCTGCCAGCTTGTCTGCGAGTGGGCCCAGAAGGTGCTGAGCCAGCCCTTCGACTCTGTCCTGGATCTAGCCCGTTTCCTGGTCAAAAGCCACTACATCGGGACCAAGTCCATGGCAGCATTAACTGTGATGGCGGCTGCACCGGCAG gactcaAAGGGTTCCCCCAGCCGTCGGCCTTCGTCCCGACCGCCGAGAGCCACTCCTTCCAGCCGCAAGcgaagaccctcccctcccccatcgaTGCCAAGCAGCAGCTGCAGCGCAAGAtccagaagaagcagcaggagcagaagctgCAGTCGCCGCTGCCCGGAGAGGCCCCCGCCAAGAAGGCCGAGAGCGCCCTGGGCAACGGCATGGCCAGCCTGTCCAACGGGAGCCCCGCCATCTTGTCTCCCCAGCCGATCGGGATCGTCGTGGCCGCGGTCCCCAGCCCCATTACG GTGCCGAGGACCAGGCAGTTGGTGACGTCTCCTAGCCCGGGCAGCGCCTCGGACGGCAAGGTCCTGCCACTCAACGTCCAGGTGGTGACGCAGCACATGCAGTCGGTCAAGCAGTCGCCAAAGACTCCGCAGAACGTCCCTGCCAGCCCCGTGGGCGACCGCTCCGCCCGCCACCGGTACCCCCAGATCCTCCCCAAGCCGGCCAACACCACCAGCGCGCTCACCATCCGCTCCCCGACGACCGTGCTTTTCACCAGCAGCCCCATCAAGACCGTGGTTCCCGCCCAGCACATGAACGTGGTGAAGATGACTGCGATCTCTATTGCCCCGAGCGGCACCGGCAGCGCCCCGATCAAGCCCACCACGGCTTCGGTGGTGGGCAGCGCAGGAGCGGCAGAGGAGCCGCGGTCGGTCCCACAGGTCAAGAACGAGTCCGTCGCCTCCCTTCAGTCTCCGGGGGCCAGGGTGGCGGGCGGAGGTTTGGCTACGGCCACCTCTTCCGTCGAGGTCAAAATGGAGCCAGAGGCCACCCTGGACGACAGCCTCCCGCAGGGCCAAGAGCATCCCGTCTCGTCAAAAGCTGTGAAGGGGGCTCCCAGCATGCTTGCCGCTCGGCTACCAAGGCAGGACACCGAGGCTCCCCAGAGGATCGTGATCGAGGAGAGCTTTGGGGAAGCCAGGTCTGTCCAGATGTGTGGTCAGAGGGCGGGAGAGTCGGGGCAGAAGAGCCTGGCCCGTCCTGCAGACTCCAGCCCGGTCCCTCCTCCAGCCGGCAACTCTGCTGCCCCCGCGCCCTCAGCTGCCCCCTCTCAGACCAGCCTCTCGACTCCCAGCGGTGACAAACTGCCCTCCAAGAGTCCCAGGAAGAggatggcggctgctcccccAGAGTCCCAGCTGCTCCCTGCAAAAAAGCTTGTGGTGGGGCCGGCCCCTGCAGCAAGCCCAGACGCCTCCGCGGGGAGCAGCGGCGTGAAGTCGTTGCCGCGGGTGGTGCCCCTGGCTAAGACCGACAGCCCCGCCGCGGCCCTCCTGCAAGTCCCTGGCAAGGTGACCATCAAAGTCAACGCTGCGGCGGCCAACAGCCTGGGCGCCAGCTGCCCCTTAGATGCGGACATCATCCTCACGTCCAGCGACCCCGTCCTGGGGCAGCAGCTGGCAGCCTCAGTGCCCAACATCAAAGTGAAGCTGGAAGGAAACATGTTGATCCTGGAAAACAGCGCTCAGCCCGGTGGCGGCTTCAGCCCGGACGTGTGGCAGCAGCTGGTGAAAAACTCGGACTTTGCTCCGGTGACCTGCGAGGAGGagtcgcagcagcagcagcagcagcagccgcaggtggtggcggcggcggccgaGGAGGACCTGGGCCTGCTGAGGCTGGCTGAGCCTTCcggggcagaggaggtggagaaggCCCCTTGGGAGTCCGTCCCCTTTGACGCCGACGCCGCCTTTGGCCAGCCGCTGCAGGACCCGGCGCAAGAGGGGCCGGCGGAGCAGTTGGCCGCGCAGCCCCCGAACCCGTTCCCTCTGCAGCCGGAGCTGAAGGGGCTGGAGGACCCGGGCTCCCAGCCCTCCGACAGCTTCTTCTCCTTCGAGGACGACCTCACGCAGGACAGCATCGTGGAGGAGCTGGTGCTGATGGAGGAGCAGATGTCCATGAGCAGCTCGCACCCGTACGGCTCTTGCCTAGGGATGGCCCTCCAGAACGCGGGCGTGGCCCCGGGGGCCGCCCTGTCCTCCCACCCGAGCAGCGCCCACTTCTACCACCCCATCCACAACAGCGGCACCCCTGTCCACACCCCCACGCCTACGCCCACCCCCACGCCCACCCCCACGCCCACCTCTGAAATCATTGCTGGGTCGCAGGGCATCTCCCGGGAGAGCCCTTGCTCCAGGATGGCCCAGACGACCCCCGTCGACAGCGCCCTGGGCAGCAGCCGGCACACGCCCATCGGCACGCCCCACTCCAACTGCAGCAGCAGCGTCCCGCCCAGCCCCGTGGAGTGCAGGAACCCCTTCGCCTTCACGCCCATCAGCTCCAGCATGGCCTACCACGACGCCAGCATCATCTCCAGCAGCCCCGTGAAGCCGATGCAGCGGCCCATGGCCACCCACCCCGACAAGACCAAGCTGGAGTGGATGAATGCCGGGTACGGTGGGGTGAGCAACCCCACCACCGTCTCCAGCCACGGCATCCTCCCCAGCTACCAGGAGCTGGTGGAGGACCGTTTCCGGAAGCCGCACGCGTTCGCGGTCCCCGGCCAGTCTTACCAGGCCCAGGCCCGGCACCACGACGCCCACTTTGGCCGCGTGACCCCCGTCTCCCCTGTCAGCAGCACCAAGCAAGAGGGCTTTGCCGTCCCCGCACCTCTTGACGGCAAAGGGGCCGGCTCCTCGCTGGCAGCAACTTTCCGTGTGCGCGAAGCTGTCAGCCCGCCCGTCCATCGCCAAGCCAGAAGCAGCACCTCCCA CGTGGCGTCTTTCGGCAGCCCCGTCGCCCCGGAGGTCCTCTCCACCTTTGCGAACGTCCCCGCGGAGGCGAGTGTCAACGCCCTGGCCCAGAGGAGCCAGTCGGTCCCCTTGACAGTGATGATGCAGACGGCGTTCCCGCCGACGACGAGTCAGACGAATTCTAAAAAGATGATCAACGTCTTGCTCAACAAACTCGACCTGGAGAATGACGACGCGGTGCGGGGGCTGGGGATGAACAATATGCCTTCCAACTACACGGCCAGGATGAACCTGACCCAGATTTTGGAAACATCGAGCGGTTTCCCGAGCACCGGTGCTCAGAGCCTTCTCGATGCCGGCAGCCCTTCCGTGTTTGAGTTCCAGGCCCCGAGTTACCTCACCAAAAGCGGTGGCGGCGGTGGCAGCATGGTGGATCAGGTCGCTTTCCCTTCGGAAGAAAACCAAGCACAATCGGAGAGCGCGGATCCCCAGCTGGACTTCAGCAGTACCGTCAAGGACCTCTTGGGGGAGGAcggcctgcaagccagccagacGCTGGTGAGCCAGGTGGCCACCGACCTGGGCAACGTGGCCTCCGTCTTTTCCAGCGACATCCGGTTGACTTCTGAGCTCTCGGGCAGCATCAGTGACTTGAACACTCTGGACACCAACCTGCTGTTTGACCCGGCTCACCAGCAGGGCCAGGACGACGAGGCGACGCTGGAGGAGTTGAAGAACGACCCCTTGTTCCAACAGATCTGCAACGAGTCCATTAACTCGATTGCTTCGGCGGGGTTTGATTGGATGGAGAGCAAGGACCACCCTGCCGTCGAGATGTTGGGTTAa